In Lepidochelys kempii isolate rLepKem1 chromosome 10, rLepKem1.hap2, whole genome shotgun sequence, a single window of DNA contains:
- the C10H15orf40 gene encoding UPF0235 protein C15orf40 homolog produces the protein MLLALAGFRRRGGWGGQGPVSASVRSWSGAMPRRGKEKCKDSVKPPVPSGPVVTDKNGSVTIAVHAKPGSKQNAITDVTTEAVGVAIAAPPSEGEANAELCRYLSKVLEVKKSEVVLDKGGKSREKVVKILVSMTPDEVLEKLKKEVTS, from the exons atgctgcTGGCCCTGGCCGGCTTCCGTCGGCGCGgcggctggggggggcagggtcccGTCAGTGCCAGCGTGcggagctggagcggggccatgccacGCAGG gGAAAAGAAAAGTGTAAAGACTCAGTAAAACCTCCTGTTCCTTCAGGTCCAGTTGTAACTGACAAAAATGGTTCTGTCACTATTGCTGTTCATGCCAAACCTGGATCCAAACAAAATGCTATAACAG ATGTGACAACTGAGGCAGTAGGTGTAGCTATTGCTGCACCTCCATCAGAAGGGGAGGCAAATGCAGAGCTGTGTCGTTACCTTTCTAAGGTTCTAGAAGTGAAGAAGAGCGAAGTTGTTTTAGATAAG GGTGGTAAATCTCGTGAAAAAGTCGTGAAGATTTTGGTGTCGATGACTCCGGATGAGGTTttagagaaactgaaaaaagaagtTACCAGTTGA